A part of Mustela erminea isolate mMusErm1 chromosome 9, mMusErm1.Pri, whole genome shotgun sequence genomic DNA contains:
- the PC gene encoding pyruvate carboxylase, mitochondrial: MLKFQTVRGGLRLLGIRRTSTAPAASPNVRRLEYKPIKKVMVANRGEIAIRVFRACTELGIRTVAVYSEQDTGQMHRQKADEAYLIGRGLAPVQAYLHIPDIIKVAKENNVDAVHPGYGFLSERADFAQACQDAGVRFIGPSPEVVRKMGDKVEARAIAIAAGVPVVPGTDAPITSLHEAHEFSNTYGFPIIFKAAYGGGGRGMRVVHSYEELEENYNRAYSEALAAFGNGALFVEKFIEKPRHIEVQILGDQYGNILHLYERDCSIQRRHQKVVEIAPAAHLDPQLRARLTSDSVKLAKQVGYENAGTVEFLVDKHGKHYFIEVNSRLQVEHTVTEEITDVDLVHAQIHVAEGRSLPDLGLRQENIRINGCAIQCRVTTEDPARSFQPDTGRIEVFRSGEGMGIRLDNASAFQGAVISPHYDSLLVKVIAHGKDHPTAATKMSRALAEFRVRGVKTNIPFLQNVLNNQQFLAGTVDTQFIDENPDLFQLRPAQNRAQKLLHYLGHVMVNGPSTPIPVKANPSPTDPLVPAVPIGPPPAGFRDILLREGPEGFARAVRNHQGLLLMDTTFRDAHQSLLATRVRTHDLKKISPYVAHNFSNLFSIENWGGATFDVAMRFLYECPWRRLQELRELIPNIPFQMLLRGANAVGYTNYPDNVVFKFCEVAKENGMDVFRVFDSLNYMPNLLLGMEAAGSAGGVVEAAISYTGDVADPSRTKYSLQYYMGLAEELVRAGTHILCIKDMAGLLKPAACTMLVSSLRDRFPDLPLHIHTHDTSGAGVAAMLACAQAGADVVDVAADSMSGMTSQPSMGALVACTRGTPLDTGVPLERVFDYSEYWEGARGLYAAFDCTATMKSGNSDVYENEIPGGQYTNLHFQAHSMGLGSKFKEVKKAYVEANQMLGDLIKVTPSSKIVGDLAQFMVQNGLSRAEAEAQAEELSFPRSVVEFLQGYIGIPHGGFPEPFRSKVLKDLPRVEGRPGASLPPLDLQMLEKELIERHGEEVTPEDVLSAAIYPDVFAHFKDFTATFGPVDSLNTRLFLQGPRIAEEFEVELERGKTLHIKALAVSDLNRAGQRQVFFELNGQLRSILVKDTQAMKEMHFHPKALKDVKGQIGAPMPGKVIDVKVAAGAKVAKGQPLCVLSAMKMETVVTSPMEGTVRKVHVTTDMTLEGDDLILEIE; the protein is encoded by the exons ATGCTGAAGTTCCAAACCGTCCGTGGGGGCCTGAGGCTCCTGGGTATCCGCCGAACCTCCACCGCCCCTGCTGCCTCCCCAAATGTCCGGCGCTTGGAGTACAAGCCCATCAAGAAAGTTATGGTGGCCAACAGAG GCGAGATCGCCATCCGTGTGTTCCGGGCCTGCACGGAGCTGGGGATCCGCACTGTGGCTGTGTACTCGGAGCAGGACACAGGCCAGATGCACCGACAGAAAGCAGACGAAGCCTACCTCATTGGCCGCGGCCTCGCCCCAGTGCAGGCCTATCTCCACATCCCAGACATCATCAAAGTAGCCAAG GAAAACAATGTTGATGCCGTGCACCCTGGCTACGGGTTCCTGTCGGAGCGCGCAGACTTTGCCCAAGCCTGCCAGGATGCCGGGGTCCGCTTCATTGGGCCAAGCCCTGAGGTGGTCCGCAAGATGGGAGATAAGGTGGAGGCCCGGGCCATCGCCATTGCCGCAG GTGTCCCCGTGGTCCCTGGCACAGATGCCCCCATCACCTCCCTGCACGAGGCCCATGAGTTCTCCAACACCTACGGCTTCCCCATTATCTTCAAGGCCGCctatgggggcggggggcgcggcaTGAGGGTCGTGCACAGCTATGAG gagctggaggagaacTACAACCGGGCCTACTCAGAGGCTCTGGCCGCCTTTGGGAACGGGGCGCTGTTTGTGGAGAAGTTCATTGAGAAGCCACGCCACATCGAGGTGCAGATCCTGG GAGACCAGTATGGAAACATTCTGCACCTGTACGAGCGAGACTGTTCCATCCAGCGGCGGCATCAGAAGGTGGTCGAGATTGCCCCCGCTGCCCACCTGGACCCCCAGCTTCGGGCAAGGCTCACCAGTGACTCCGTCAAACTTGCTAAGCAG GTGGGCTACGAGAACGCGGGCACGGTGGAGTTCCTGGTGGACAAACATGGCAAACACTACTTCATCGAGGTCAACTCCCGCCTGCAGGTGGAGCACACTGTCACCGAGGAGATCACCGA TGTGGACCTGGTCCACGCCCAGATCCACGTGGCCGAGGGCCGGAGCCTGCCCGACCTGGGCCTGCGGCAGGAGAACATCCGGATCAATGGCTGCGCCATCCAGTGCCGGGTCACCACGGAGGACCCCGCGCGCAGCTTCCAGCCGGACACTGGCCGCATCGAG GTGTTCCGGAGCGGAGAGGGCATGGGCATCCGCCTGGATAACGCGTCGGCCTTCCAAGGGGCTGTCATCTCCCCGCACTATGACTCCCTGCTCGTCAAAGTCATCGCGCACGGCAAAGATCACCCTACGGCTGCCACCAAGATGAGCAGAGCCCTTGCCGAGTTCCGGGTCCGAGGTGTAAAG ACCAACATCCCCTTCCTGCAGAACGTGCTCAACAACCAGCAGTTCCTGGCGGGCACCGTGGACACCCAGTTCATCGACGAGAACCCGGACCTGTTCCAGCTGCGGCCTGCGCAGAACCGGGCTCAGAAGCTGCTGCACTACCTCG gTCATGTCATGGTGAATGGCCCAAGCACCCCAATCCCTGTCAAGGCCAACCCCAGCCCCACGGACCCTCTTGTCCCCGCGGTGCCCATAG GCCCGCCCCCGGCCGGTTTCCGAGACATCCTGCTGCGGGAGGGGCCGGAGGGCTTTGCTCGGGCCGTGCGGAACCACCAGGGGCTGCTGCTGATGGACACGACCTTCCGGGATGCCCACCAGTCCCTGCTGGCCACTCGCGTGCGAACCCACGATCTCAAAAAGATTTCCCCCTACGTCGCCCACAACTTCAGCAACCTCTTCAGCATAGAGAACTGGGGAG GAGCCACGTTTGATGTTGCCATGCGCTTCCTGTACGAGTGTCCCTGGCGGCGGCTTCAGGAGCTCCGGGAGCTCATCCCCAACATCCCGTTCCAGATGCTGCTGCGGGGGGCCAACGCCGTGGGCTACACCAACTACCCCGACAACGTGGTCTTCAA GTTCTGTGAGGTGGCCAAGGAGAACGGCATGGACGTCTTCCGGGTCTTTGACTCCCTCAACTACATGCCCAATCTGCTCCTGGGCATGGAGGCCGCGGGCAGTGCCGGCGGCGTGGTGGAGGCCGCCATCTCCTACACCGGGGACGTGGCCGACCCCAGCCGCACCAAGTACTCGCTACAGTACTACATGGGCTTGGCCGAAGAGCTGGTGCGAGCCGGCACCCACATCCTGTGCATCAAG GACATGGCGGGGCTGCTGAAGCCGGCGGCCTGCACCATGCTGGTCAGCTCCCTCAGGGACCGGTTCCCCGACCTCCCGCTGCACATCCACACCCACGACACATCTGGGGCAGGTGTGGCAGCGATGCTGGCCTGTGCCCAGGCTGGGGCCGATGTGGTGGATGTGGCAGCTGATTCCATGTCCGGGATGACGTCACAGCCCAGCATGGGGGCCCTGGTGGCCTGCACCCGAGGGACTCCCCTGGACACAG GGGTGCCTCTGGAGCGTGTGTTTGACTACAGTGAGTACTGGGAGGGGGCCCGGGGACTGTACGCGGCCTTTGACTGCACGGCCACCATGAAGTCTGGCAATTCGGACGTATACGAGAACGAGATCCCAGGGGGCCAGTACACCAACCTGCACTTCCAGGCCCACAGCATGGGGCTTGGCTCCAAGTTTAAGGAGGTCAAGAAAGCCTATGTAGAGGCCAACCAGATGCTGGGCGACCTCATCAAG GTGACACCGTCCTCCAAGATCGTGGGGGACCTGGCCCAGTTCATGGTGCAGAATGGGCTGAGCCGGGCGGAGGCTGAAGCCCAGGCAGAAGAACTGTCCTTCCCCCGCTCCGTGGTAGAGTTCCTGCAGGGCTACATTGGCATTCCCCACGGGGGATTCCCTGAGCCCTTTCGCTCTAAG GTGCTAAAGGACCTGCCAAGGGTGGAGGGGCGGCCTGgagcctccctcccacccctggatCTGCAGATGCTGGAGAAGGAGCTGATAGAGCGGCATGGGGAGGAGGTGACGCCAGAGGATGTGCTCTCAGCGGCCATATATCCAGATGTCTTTGCCCACTTCAAGGACTTCACGGCTACTTTTGGCCCCGTGGACAGCCTCAATACCCGCCTCTTCCTGCAGGGACCCAGAATTGCAGAGGAGTTTGAG GTGGAGCTGGAGCGGGGCAAGACACTGCACATCAAAGCCCTCGCTGTGAGTGACCTGAACCGGGCCGGCCAGAGGCAGGTCTTCTTTGAGCTCAACGGACAGCTGCGGTCCATTCTGGTCAAGGACACTCAGGCCATGAAG GAGATGCACTTCCATCCCAAGGCCCTGAAGGACGTGAAGGGCCAGATCGGGGCGCCTATGCCCGGGAAGGTGATAGACGTCAAGGTGGCAGCTGGGGCCAAGGTGGCCAAGGGCCAGCCCCTCTGTGTGCTCAGTGCCATGAAGATGGAGACTGTGGTGACGTCCCCCATGGAGGGCACTGTCCGCAAGGTCCACGTAACCACAGATATGACACTGGAGGGTGATGACCTCATCCTGGAGATTGAGTGA
- the LRFN4 gene encoding leucine-rich repeat and fibronectin type-III domain-containing protein 4, which yields MAPPLLLLLLASGAAACPLPCVCQNLSESLSTLCAHRGLLFVPPNVDRRTVELRLADNFIQALGPPDFRNMTGLVDLTLSRNAITRIGARAFGDLESLRSLHLDGNRLVELGSGSLRGPVNLQHLILSGNQLGRISPGAFDDFLDSLEDLDLSYNNLRQVPWAGIGAMPALHTLNLDHNLIDALPPGAFAQLSQLSRLDLTSNRLATLAPDPLFSRGRDAEASPAPLVLSFSGNPLHCNCELLWLRRLARPDDLETCASPPGLAGRYFWAVPEGEFSCEPPLIARHTQRLWVLEGQRATLRCRALGDPAPTMHWVGPDDRLVGNSSRARAFPNGTLEIGVTGSGDAGGYTCIATNPAGEATARVELRVLALPHGGNGSAEGGRPGPSDIAASARTAAEGEGTLESEPAVQVTEVTATSGLVSWGPGRPADPVWMFQIQYNSSEDETLIYRIVPASSHHFLLKHLVPGADYDLCLLALSPAAGPSDLTATRLLGCAHFSTLPAAPLCHALQAHVLGGTLTVAVGGVLVAALLVFTVALLVRGRGAGNGRLPLKLSHVQSQTNGGPSPTPKAHPPRSPPPRPQRSCSLDLGDAGGCYGYARRLGGAWARRSHSVHGGLLGAGCRGVGGSTEQLEESVV from the exons ATGGCCCCGccactcctgctgctgctgctggccagcGGAGCGGCCGCCTGCCCACTGCCCTGTGTCTGCCAGAACCTGTCTGAGTCGCTCAGCACCCTCTGTGCCCACCGAGGCCTGCTGTTTGTGCCGCCCAACGTGGACCGGCGCACAGTGGAGTTGCGGCTGGCGGACAACTTCATCCAGGCCTTGGGGCCGCCAGACTTCCGAAACATGACGGGGCTGGTGGACCTGACGCTGTCCCGGAACGCCATCACCCGCATCGGGGCCCGCGCTTTCGGGGACCTGGAGAGCCTGCGCTCCCTGCACCTGGACGGCAACAGGCTGGTGGAGCTGGGCTCCGGCAGCCTCCGCGGCCCCGTCAACCTGCAGCACCTCATCCTCAGCGGCAACCAGCTGGGCCGCATCTCGCCTGGGGCCTTCGACGACTTCCTGGACAGCCTGGAGGACCTGGACCTGTCCTACAACAACCTGCGGCAGGTGCCCTGGGCGGGCATCGGCGCCATGCCCGCGCTGCACACCCTCAACCTGGACCACAACCTCATCGACGCACTGCCCCCGGGCGCCTTCGCCCAGCTCAGCCAGCTCTCCCGCCTCGACCTCACGTCCAACCGCCTGGCCACGCTGGCCCCCGACCCGCTCTTCTCCCGGGGCCGCGACGCCGAGGCCTCGCCTGCCCCCCTGGTGCTGAGCTTCAGCGGGAACCCCCTGCACTGCAACTGCGAGCTGCTGTGGCTGCGGCGGCTGGCGCGGCCCGACGACCTGGAGACGTGTGCCTCCCCGCCGGGCCTGGCCGGCCGCTACTTCTGGGCCGTGCCTGAGGGCGAGTTCTCCTGTGAGCCCCCGCTCATCGCGCGCCACACGCAGCGCCTCTGGGTGCTGGAGGGCCAGCGGGCCACACTGCGGTGCCGGGCCCTCGGCGACCCCGCGCCCACTATGCACTGGGTCGGCCCTGACGACCGGTTGGTTGGCAACTCCTCCAGAGCCCGGGCTTTCCCCAATGGGACCCTGGAGATTGGGGTGACGGGCTCCGGGGATGCAGGGGGCTACACCTGCATTGCTACCAACCCTGCCGGCGAGGCCACAGCTCGGGTCGAGCTCCGCGTGCTGGCCCTGCCCCACGGCGGGAACGGCAGCGCGGAGGGGGGCCGCCCGGGGCCCTCGGACATTGCTGCCTCGGCCCGCACCGCCGCCGAGGGCGAGGGGACACTAGAGTCTGAGCCAGCTGTGCAGGTGACGGAGGTGACTGCGACCTCAGGGCTGGTGAGCTGGGGGCCGGGGCGGCCTGCAGACCCCGTGTGGATGTTCCAGATCCAGTACAACAGCAGTGAGGATGAGACCCTCATCTACCG GATTGTCCCGGCCTCCAGCCACCACTTCCTGCTGAAGCACCTCGTCCCCGGTGCCGACTATGACCTCTGCCTGCTGGCCCTGTCACCTGCCGCTGGGCCTTCCGACCTCACAGCCACTAGGCTGCTGGGCTGTGCCCACTTCTCCACGCTGCCGGCTGCACCCCTGTGCCACGCCCTGCAGGCCCACGTGCTGGGCGGGACCCTGACCGTGGCCGTAGGGGGTGTGCTGGTGGCTGCCTTACTGGTCTTCACTGTGGCCTTGCTGGTTCGGGGCCGGGGGGCCGGGAACGGCCGCCTCCCCCTCAAGCTCAGCCACGTCCAATCCCAGACCAATGGAGGCCCCAGCCCCACGCCCAAGGCCCACCCACCACGGAGCCCACCACCGAGGCCGCAACGCAGCTGCTCCCTGGACCTGGGAGACGCCGGCGGGTGCTACGGTTACGCCAGGCGCCTTGGAGGGGCCTGGGCCCGGAGGAGCCACTCTGTGCATGGGGGGCTGCTCGGGGCAGggtgccggggggtggggggcagcacgGAGCAGCTGGAGGAGAGTGTGgtgtga